In one window of Limnohabitans sp. MORI2 DNA:
- a CDS encoding YaeQ family protein encodes MALKSTIFKANVQIADIDHGYYADHALTLARHPSETDERMMVRLVALSLQAHQLQDLCGGDATLSFGAGLSDPDEPDVMLTDFTGRKRLWIEVGQPEEKPLLKACSKADQVVLYVFASSGEVWWKTMQNKLIKPTALEIWRIPSSASQELAQLAERSMQLQATIQEGALMLSNGSHTVTIECERWK; translated from the coding sequence ATGGCACTCAAATCCACCATCTTCAAAGCGAACGTTCAGATCGCCGACATTGACCACGGCTACTACGCCGACCACGCGCTCACGCTTGCGCGCCACCCCAGCGAGACCGACGAGCGCATGATGGTGCGCTTGGTCGCGCTCTCGCTGCAAGCACACCAGCTGCAAGACCTCTGCGGTGGCGATGCCACCCTGAGCTTTGGCGCGGGCTTGTCTGACCCCGACGAACCCGATGTGATGTTGACCGACTTCACCGGTCGCAAACGTTTGTGGATTGAGGTGGGCCAGCCCGAAGAAAAGCCCCTGCTCAAAGCGTGCAGCAAGGCCGACCAAGTGGTGTTGTATGTGTTTGCCAGCTCAGGCGAGGTGTGGTGGAAGACCATGCAAAACAAACTCATCAAGCCCACGGCTCTAGAAATTTGGCGTATTCCAAGCAGTGCCTCGCAAGAGTTGGCGCAACTCGCCGAGCGCAGCATGCAACTGCAAGCCACGATTCAAGAAGGTGCATTGATGCTCAGCAATGGCTCACACACCGTCACGATTGAGTGCGAGCGCTGGAAATAA
- the purB gene encoding adenylosuccinate lyase, whose translation MSNTHSPLHPNVSQVTALSPLDGRYASKVSALRPLMSEQGYMHRRVQVEIAWFIALSDAGFAEFKPLSAASREYLISLVTNFSTEDALAIKDEEKVTNHDVKAVEYWIKKKFKGHAELEAAAEFVHFACTSEDINNTSHALQIQAGRDQVILPAIDGMIAKLRDMAHAYAEVPMLSRTHGQTASPTTVGKEIANIVMRLRQARERIANVKIMAKMNGAVGNYNAHMSAWPDFDWEAFSRKVVETPAPLGLGLTFQPYSIQIEHHDYMAELFDAVARTNTILIDWARDVWGYVSLGYFKQKLKDGEIGSSTMPHKVNPIDFENAEGNLGLSNAMLKHLSEKLPISRWQRDLTDSTVLRNIGVALGYAALAYQSMMVGLNKLELNEEALAADLDAAWEVLAEPIQTVMRRYAVQGAYEHLKEATRGKVVRPEDMHKVIEGLAIPQSEKDRLLAMTPASYVGKAAELARRV comes from the coding sequence ATGAGCAATACCCACAGCCCCCTCCACCCCAACGTTTCCCAAGTGACCGCCTTATCGCCTTTAGATGGTCGCTACGCCAGCAAAGTCTCTGCCTTGCGCCCCCTCATGAGCGAGCAAGGCTATATGCACCGCCGCGTGCAAGTTGAAATCGCATGGTTCATCGCCTTGAGTGATGCCGGCTTTGCCGAGTTCAAACCTTTGAGCGCCGCCTCGCGCGAGTATCTGATCAGCTTGGTGACCAACTTCAGCACCGAAGACGCCTTGGCCATCAAGGACGAAGAGAAGGTCACGAACCACGACGTGAAGGCCGTGGAGTATTGGATTAAGAAAAAATTCAAAGGCCACGCCGAGCTTGAAGCCGCCGCCGAGTTTGTGCACTTTGCTTGCACCAGCGAAGACATCAACAACACCAGCCACGCCTTGCAAATTCAAGCCGGCCGTGACCAAGTGATCTTGCCCGCCATCGACGGGATGATCGCCAAACTGCGCGACATGGCCCACGCCTATGCCGAGGTGCCCATGCTCAGCCGCACCCACGGCCAAACCGCCAGCCCCACCACCGTGGGCAAGGAAATTGCCAACATCGTCATGCGTTTGCGCCAAGCACGCGAGCGCATTGCCAACGTCAAGATCATGGCCAAGATGAACGGCGCAGTGGGCAACTACAACGCACACATGTCGGCTTGGCCTGACTTCGACTGGGAAGCCTTCAGCCGCAAAGTGGTGGAAACGCCCGCGCCTTTGGGCTTGGGTCTGACCTTCCAGCCCTACAGCATTCAAATTGAACACCACGACTACATGGCCGAGTTGTTTGACGCTGTGGCACGCACCAACACCATTCTGATTGACTGGGCACGTGACGTGTGGGGCTATGTGTCGCTGGGTTACTTCAAGCAAAAGCTCAAAGACGGTGAGATTGGCTCGTCCACCATGCCGCACAAAGTCAACCCCATTGACTTTGAAAATGCCGAAGGCAATCTGGGCTTGTCCAATGCAATGCTCAAGCACCTGAGCGAGAAGCTGCCCATCAGCCGCTGGCAACGTGACCTGACCGACTCCACCGTGTTGCGCAACATCGGCGTAGCGCTGGGCTACGCCGCGTTGGCATACCAATCGATGATGGTCGGCCTGAACAAACTCGAACTCAACGAAGAAGCCTTGGCCGCAGACCTCGACGCCGCATGGGAAGTGTTGGCCGAGCCCATCCAAACCGTCATGCGTCGCTACGCGGTGCAAGGCGCGTACGAGCATTTGAAAGAAGCCACACGTGGCAAAGTGGTGCGCCCCGAAGACATGCACAAGGTCATCGAGGGTTTGGCCATTCCTCAATCGGAAAAAGACCGCTTGCTGGCCATGACGCCTGCGAGCTACGTGGGCAAAGCGGCCGAGCTGGCCCGTCGCGTCTAA
- a CDS encoding glutathione S-transferase N-terminal domain-containing protein, which produces MKLIGSTTSPYVRKVRIVMAEKKLDYQFVNEDVWSADTNISASNPLGKVPCLIMEGGEALFDSRVIVEYVDTLSPVGKLIPGAGRERAEVKTWEALSDGLLDAAILARLEATWPGRKEGERSQAWIDRQLKKIDDSLIAMDRALAERSNCVGIHLSLADIAVGVAVGYLDFRFPQIDWRGQHPNLAALYERLSQRQSFKDTVPS; this is translated from the coding sequence ATGAAACTGATTGGTTCTACCACTAGCCCCTATGTGCGCAAAGTGCGCATCGTCATGGCCGAAAAAAAACTGGATTACCAGTTTGTGAATGAGGACGTGTGGTCGGCTGACACCAACATTTCTGCCTCTAACCCATTGGGCAAAGTGCCGTGCCTCATCATGGAAGGCGGCGAGGCTTTGTTTGATTCACGTGTCATCGTTGAATACGTGGACACGCTCTCGCCAGTGGGCAAGCTCATTCCTGGCGCTGGCCGCGAACGTGCCGAAGTGAAAACTTGGGAAGCTTTGTCAGATGGGTTGTTGGATGCCGCTATCTTGGCTCGCCTAGAGGCTACTTGGCCAGGCCGCAAAGAAGGTGAACGCAGCCAGGCATGGATTGATCGTCAACTGAAAAAAATCGATGACAGTTTGATTGCTATGGACCGAGCATTGGCCGAGCGAAGCAATTGTGTCGGCATTCATTTGAGCTTGGCAGATATTGCCGTAGGCGTTGCAGTTGGCTACTTGGATTTCCGTTTCCCGCAAATTGATTGGCGTGGGCAGCATCCAAATTTGGCTGCGTTGTATGAGCGCTTGTCACAACGTCAAAGCTTCAAAGACACAGTGCCAAGTTAA
- a CDS encoding DUF3717 domain-containing protein, whose product MAGIHITDIEAAINYWREQKPSPDGVTLAPEIRALAEVYALMIYYHHEEAAEKGFPAKAYDAWLAWYRTTPDAPCIAICSTSQGDEECKGCGRTFEEVQYWPEMSPAEKRSTWRRITMIGTSWRFNKYAERALACASVDVGAPDPESDVKADGEEKSAP is encoded by the coding sequence ATGGCTGGCATTCACATCACCGACATAGAAGCGGCCATCAACTATTGGCGCGAACAAAAGCCCTCGCCTGATGGCGTGACGCTTGCGCCCGAAATTCGCGCGTTGGCGGAGGTGTATGCCTTGATGATTTACTACCACCACGAAGAGGCGGCGGAAAAGGGCTTTCCTGCAAAAGCGTATGACGCGTGGTTGGCTTGGTATCGCACCACGCCCGATGCACCCTGTATTGCCATTTGTTCAACCAGCCAAGGTGATGAAGAATGCAAAGGCTGTGGCCGTACATTTGAAGAGGTGCAGTATTGGCCGGAGATGTCGCCCGCTGAAAAACGCAGTACTTGGCGGCGTATCACCATGATCGGCACGTCTTGGCGTTTTAATAAATACGCTGAGCGTGCCTTGGCCTGTGCGTCTGTCGATGTTGGCGCGCCTGATCCAGAGAGCGACGTGAAAGCAGACGGGGAAGAAAAAAGCGCACCTTAA
- a CDS encoding M48 family metalloprotease, which produces MLLSHWQRRLGVLAICFAMVLPVAPLQAQSQGNRLPNLGDGAEVPLGVERRLGESIAREIYRDPDYLDDPVLGDYLQSIWQPLLASARQRGELTPELEQQFAWDVALIRDRSINAFALPGGYLGVHLGLISAVSNGDELASVLAHELSHVTQRHIARMIAQQGRQGPMVMGAMILGMLAASRTPSASGMSAANAVMVGGQAAAIQSQLNFSRDMEREADRVGYGVMTEAGYEPQGFVGMFEKLQQAARLNDNGSFPYLRSHPMTTERISDAQARQQLMPKRGLIPTTSLHAMMAARAQVLVKPGVDVLRTLAAQAHASGLAISPKAKQAGVLYGAALAELTQRNFGEARQHLVRLQALTGLDASAQRVIRLLSAEMALTSGDANQAVALLEVKATALANNDRATRIQLAQSRVATHKPAQGKLAASDMSLWLSQHPRDATAWLVQASAFELQGDGLRAIRAQAEARAMELDYAAAVDRFKAAQLLAHQMASEKQLDAAGHMEASIIDARLRELEKLRREQALER; this is translated from the coding sequence ATGCTTCTGTCCCATTGGCAGCGCCGTTTAGGCGTGTTGGCAATTTGCTTTGCCATGGTGCTACCTGTAGCGCCATTGCAGGCGCAGTCTCAAGGTAATCGCTTGCCCAATTTGGGGGACGGCGCAGAAGTCCCCTTGGGCGTGGAGCGACGTTTGGGTGAAAGCATTGCGCGCGAAATTTACCGTGATCCTGATTACTTAGACGATCCGGTTTTGGGCGACTACTTGCAATCTATTTGGCAACCGCTACTCGCGTCGGCGCGTCAGCGAGGGGAATTAACGCCAGAGCTAGAGCAGCAATTTGCATGGGATGTGGCTTTGATTCGGGATCGCAGCATCAACGCGTTTGCGCTGCCCGGGGGCTATTTGGGTGTGCATTTGGGGCTGATTTCAGCGGTCAGTAACGGCGATGAGTTGGCCTCGGTGTTGGCGCACGAATTGAGCCACGTCACACAACGCCACATAGCACGCATGATTGCGCAGCAGGGGCGTCAAGGCCCGATGGTGATGGGCGCGATGATTTTGGGCATGCTGGCGGCTAGCCGTACACCCAGTGCCAGTGGCATGAGCGCCGCGAATGCGGTGATGGTGGGTGGACAGGCCGCTGCAATTCAAAGCCAGTTGAATTTTTCACGCGACATGGAGCGTGAGGCGGACCGTGTGGGTTATGGCGTGATGACCGAGGCAGGCTACGAGCCACAAGGCTTTGTCGGTATGTTTGAAAAACTTCAGCAAGCGGCCCGTTTGAATGACAACGGCTCATTCCCCTATTTGCGTAGCCACCCCATGACGACGGAGCGCATTTCTGATGCGCAAGCCCGCCAACAGCTCATGCCCAAGCGTGGGCTCATACCCACAACATCGCTGCATGCCATGATGGCCGCGCGGGCGCAGGTGTTGGTCAAGCCGGGCGTGGATGTTTTGCGTACCCTAGCCGCACAGGCGCATGCCAGTGGCTTGGCAATAAGTCCTAAGGCCAAACAAGCCGGTGTTTTGTATGGTGCGGCTTTGGCCGAGTTGACCCAGCGCAATTTTGGTGAAGCCCGCCAACACCTCGTCCGTTTGCAAGCCTTGACCGGATTAGATGCCAGCGCACAACGCGTCATTCGCTTGTTGTCTGCAGAGATGGCATTGACCAGTGGAGACGCCAACCAAGCCGTAGCTCTTTTAGAAGTCAAGGCAACGGCTCTTGCAAACAACGACCGAGCCACGCGTATTCAGCTGGCGCAAAGTCGGGTTGCCACACATAAACCAGCGCAGGGCAAATTAGCCGCGAGTGATATGTCTTTGTGGCTGAGCCAGCACCCAAGAGATGCCACTGCTTGGTTGGTACAAGCCTCGGCTTTTGAGCTGCAAGGCGATGGTTTACGTGCCATTCGCGCACAAGCAGAGGCACGCGCGATGGAGTTGGACTATGCCGCTGCGGTGGATCGATTCAAGGCGGCACAGTTGCTGGCGCATCAAATGGCCAGCGAAAAACAGTTGGATGCGGCGGGCCACATGGAGGCCTCCATCATTGACGCCCGTTTACGCGAGTTAGAGAAGCTCCGTCGGGAACAAGCGCTCGAGCGCTGA
- a CDS encoding phage holin family protein, whose translation MKLLLTWVLHATALMALAHFYSGVEVTSFGSAMTAALVIGIFNLIVRPALVVLTLPVTFFTLGLFLFVINAVMFWAAAGLLEGFWVRSFGSALLGSLIYSAFGVVIDSALERLFPTELL comes from the coding sequence ATGAAACTACTTTTAACTTGGGTACTGCATGCCACCGCCTTGATGGCTTTGGCACATTTTTACAGTGGCGTTGAAGTCACGAGCTTTGGATCGGCCATGACGGCAGCCTTGGTCATTGGCATCTTCAACCTGATTGTGCGGCCAGCTTTGGTGGTGCTGACCTTGCCTGTGACATTCTTCACACTGGGTCTGTTCTTGTTTGTCATCAACGCCGTCATGTTTTGGGCCGCCGCTGGATTGCTAGAAGGTTTTTGGGTGCGCAGCTTTGGCTCAGCCTTGTTGGGCTCGCTGATTTATTCAGCCTTTGGCGTGGTGATTGACTCAGCGCTCGAGCGCTTGTTCCCGACGGAGCTTCTCTAA